A stretch of Solenopsis invicta isolate M01_SB chromosome 9, UNIL_Sinv_3.0, whole genome shotgun sequence DNA encodes these proteins:
- the LOC105206749 gene encoding ribonucleoside-diphosphate reductase large subunit-like, giving the protein MIDDNFYPLPEVKLSCDTHRSIGISVQGLADALILMRYPFQSNKAKELKVQIFEILYYGALEASYETVTEKDAYESDEGNPVNKVVFFKVNIILIMLKIGETCINLYGKINIFI; this is encoded by the exons ATGATTGACGATAATTTTTATCCTCTGCCAGAGGTGAAATTATCATGTGATACACACAGATCTATCG gtATTAGTGTACAAGGATTAGCAGATGCGTTGATTTTGATGAGATACCCATTTCAAAGTAACAAAGCTAAGGAACTCAAAGTCCAAATTTTTGAGATTCTTTATTATGGCGCTCTAGAAGCAAGTTACGAAACAGTTACTGAGAAAGATGCTTATGAGTCAGATGAAGGCAATCCAGTCAATAAAGttgtgttttttaaagtaaatattatcttaattatgttaaaaatcgGAGAGACATGCATAAACTTGtatggtaaaataaatatttttatatga